Proteins encoded within one genomic window of Chloroflexota bacterium:
- a CDS encoding GNAT family N-acetyltransferase translates to MPEVDVRRAATPEDLDALHALRWQVFVEEQGVPPKLESDELDETACLALAWAEGAAVGTGRFAMLDGGEARVGRMAVRADVRRQGIGGRVLHFLEDAAAAVGAVEVTLHAQRYVTAFYLTHGYAEEGEPFEEAGIEHIMMRKRLAPPARSP, encoded by the coding sequence GTGCCGGAAGTCGACGTGCGGCGTGCCGCCACCCCCGAGGACCTCGACGCCCTGCATGCCCTGCGCTGGCAGGTGTTCGTGGAGGAGCAGGGCGTGCCGCCGAAGCTGGAGAGCGACGAGCTCGACGAGACGGCCTGCCTGGCGCTGGCGTGGGCGGAAGGCGCGGCCGTCGGCACGGGGCGGTTCGCGATGCTCGACGGCGGCGAGGCCCGTGTAGGCCGCATGGCCGTCCGCGCCGACGTCCGCCGGCAGGGCATCGGCGGGCGGGTGCTGCACTTCCTGGAGGATGCTGCCGCCGCCGTGGGGGCCGTCGAAGTCACCCTCCACGCGCAGCGCTACGTGACGGCCTTCTACCTCACGCACGGCTACGCGGAGGAGGGTGAGCCCTTCGAGGAAGCCGGCATCGAGCACATCATGATGCGGAAGCGTCTCGCACCGCCCGCCCGTTCGCCCTGA
- a CDS encoding LLM class flavin-dependent oxidoreductase, with product MADVKIRLGFGIGAWPFGERTAGRFFHFVDRCEEWGVDSLWFSDRIVGSGGTLEPVVTMAALSGRKGMMKFGTNALIMSVRHPVLMAKELATLDFLSEGRLLLVAGLGGEDPLEYEALGASKPQRARRTDEALEALRLLWSQDKASFEGRYYSFTDLTVTPRPVQQPGPPIWIGGRSDAAMRRTGRLGDGWLPSAITPGECAVGIAAINGYAAEAGREIPGDHFGVSITCAVAESPEEARELTASALPRRRDDVALEDYSAMGTPEQIIAKLREYVDAGITKFVLRPPGPPNVWMRQADLLAREVIAPMQTPFSESEVRERMGAR from the coding sequence ATGGCGGACGTGAAGATACGGCTCGGGTTCGGCATTGGCGCGTGGCCCTTCGGGGAACGCACCGCCGGACGCTTCTTCCACTTCGTCGACCGGTGCGAGGAGTGGGGCGTGGACTCGCTCTGGTTCAGCGACCGCATCGTCGGGTCGGGCGGCACGCTGGAGCCGGTGGTCACCATGGCGGCGCTGAGCGGCCGCAAGGGGATGATGAAGTTCGGCACCAACGCGCTGATCATGTCCGTCCGCCATCCCGTGCTCATGGCCAAGGAACTCGCGACCCTCGACTTCCTCTCCGAGGGCCGTCTTCTGCTCGTGGCAGGCCTCGGAGGCGAGGACCCGCTGGAGTACGAGGCGCTCGGCGCGAGCAAGCCGCAGCGCGCCCGCCGCACCGACGAGGCGCTGGAGGCGCTGCGGCTGCTGTGGTCGCAGGACAAGGCTTCCTTCGAGGGGCGCTACTACAGCTTTACGGATTTGACCGTGACGCCGAGGCCCGTGCAGCAGCCCGGCCCGCCCATCTGGATCGGCGGGCGGAGCGACGCCGCGATGCGCCGCACCGGCCGCCTCGGCGACGGCTGGCTGCCCTCCGCCATCACGCCGGGGGAGTGCGCGGTCGGCATCGCGGCCATCAACGGCTACGCCGCCGAGGCGGGCCGCGAGATCCCCGGCGACCACTTCGGCGTGTCCATTACGTGCGCCGTCGCGGAATCGCCGGAGGAGGCGCGGGAGCTGACGGCCTCGGCGCTGCCACGCCGCCGCGACGACGTGGCGCTCGAGGACTACTCGGCGATGGGCACGCCGGAGCAGATCATCGCCAAGCTGCGAGAGTATGTGGACGCGGGCATCACCAAGTTCGTGCTGCGGCCGCCGGGACCGCCGAACGTATGGATGCGGCAGGCGGATCTGCTCGCCCGCGAGGTCATCGCGCCGATGCAGACGCCGTTCAGCGAGTCCGAGGTGCGGGAGCGGATGGGCGCGCGGTAG
- a CDS encoding alanyl-tRNA editing protein — MTEALYHQDSYIQTFEATVTEVRDDGVVLDRTAFYPGGGGQPNDVGTLSAGGHTWRVTKVERKDGAVVHQLEGGTPAVGDAVTGVIDWERRHNLMRTHTALHVLCGVIWRDYGAQVTGGDMQPLAARMDFEFEHMTATFAEEVEELVNKEVAEGRPITQRILPRDEAMSIPDLIRTKINLLPAGIEEVRVVEIEGLDLQADGGTHLANTRDVGRIRIVGHESKGRINKRLRIQIED, encoded by the coding sequence GTGACGGAAGCGCTCTACCACCAGGACAGCTACATCCAGACCTTTGAGGCCACGGTCACCGAGGTGCGTGACGACGGCGTGGTGCTGGACCGCACCGCCTTCTACCCCGGCGGCGGCGGCCAACCCAACGACGTCGGAACGCTGTCGGCCGGCGGGCACACGTGGCGGGTCACGAAGGTTGAGCGTAAGGACGGCGCAGTCGTGCACCAGCTCGAAGGCGGCACACCTGCCGTCGGCGACGCTGTAACGGGCGTCATCGACTGGGAGCGGCGGCACAACCTCATGCGGACGCACACGGCGCTGCACGTGTTGTGCGGCGTCATCTGGCGGGACTACGGCGCGCAGGTCACCGGCGGCGACATGCAGCCCCTCGCCGCGCGCATGGACTTCGAGTTCGAGCACATGACGGCAACGTTCGCCGAAGAGGTTGAGGAGCTCGTCAACAAAGAGGTCGCCGAGGGCCGGCCCATCACGCAACGTATCCTCCCGCGCGACGAGGCGATGTCCATCCCCGACCTCATCCGCACCAAGATCAACCTGCTGCCGGCGGGCATCGAGGAAGTGCGCGTCGTGGAGATCGAAGGCCTCGACCTGCAGGCCGACGGCGGCACCCACCTCGCCAACACCCGTGATGTCGGCCGCATCCGCATCGTCGGCCATGAGAGCAAAGGCCGCATCAACAAGCGCCTGCGTATCCAGATAGAGGACTGA
- a CDS encoding mannose-1-phosphate guanylyltransferase/mannose-6-phosphate isomerase, translating to MRLQPVILAGGSGSRLWPLSRQDMPKQFLPLMGERSLLQETALRLVGLDGCEPPIVVCNESHRFLVLDQLREAGIEPLAVVLEPQGRNTAPALALAAHEAAQASPDGPTLLLAMPADHAIGDVEAFRAAVLAGAEVASRGSLVTFGVTPNSPETGYGYIRTGAAVEGAALELVQFVEKPDAKTAQTFLDSGEYLWNSGMFLMPAALWIEELERSRPDIAAACAGAMAGAQRAEPFVRPESEAWSSCPSESIDYAVMERAGREAAAKQSRYAVVPLDVGWSDVGAWTAVWEMGSRDAQGNRTQGDVFLRDTKNSLLVSRRRLLAGVGLEDIVVVETADAVLVAHKDRVQEVKQVVESLGEAGRTEPESYPHVHRPWGTFSVVDSGPGFQVKRLTVHPGAAMSLQWHHHRAERWVVVRGEATVTRGDDVFTLGEGGSVDIPVRTVHRIENQGSGPLDIIEVQQGDYLGEDDIVRIDDKYGRHVDG from the coding sequence ATGCGCCTACAGCCGGTAATCCTTGCCGGCGGTTCGGGCAGCCGGCTCTGGCCCCTGTCTCGCCAGGACATGCCCAAGCAGTTCCTCCCCCTCATGGGCGAGCGTTCCCTCTTGCAGGAGACCGCGCTCCGGCTCGTCGGCCTCGACGGCTGCGAGCCCCCCATCGTCGTCTGCAACGAGTCCCACCGCTTCCTCGTGCTTGACCAGCTCCGCGAAGCCGGGATCGAGCCGCTGGCCGTGGTTCTCGAGCCGCAGGGCCGCAACACCGCGCCCGCGCTGGCGCTGGCGGCTCACGAGGCGGCACAAGCGTCGCCGGACGGCCCGACGCTGCTGCTGGCCATGCCCGCCGATCACGCCATCGGCGATGTCGAGGCCTTCCGCGCCGCGGTCCTCGCCGGGGCAGAGGTTGCGTCAAGAGGCAGCCTCGTCACATTCGGCGTGACGCCAAACTCGCCCGAGACAGGCTACGGCTACATTCGCACCGGCGCGGCCGTCGAGGGCGCGGCGCTCGAGCTCGTACAGTTCGTGGAGAAGCCGGACGCCAAGACTGCGCAGACCTTCCTCGACTCCGGCGAGTATCTCTGGAACAGCGGCATGTTCCTCATGCCCGCGGCCCTATGGATCGAGGAGTTGGAGCGCAGCCGCCCGGACATCGCCGCCGCGTGCGCCGGCGCCATGGCGGGCGCGCAGCGGGCCGAGCCCTTCGTGCGTCCCGAAAGCGAAGCATGGTCATCGTGCCCCAGCGAGTCCATCGACTACGCCGTCATGGAGCGCGCGGGCAGAGAGGCGGCGGCGAAGCAGTCGCGCTACGCGGTGGTGCCGCTGGACGTCGGATGGTCGGACGTGGGCGCGTGGACGGCCGTGTGGGAGATGGGCAGCCGGGACGCGCAGGGCAACCGGACGCAGGGGGACGTCTTCCTGCGGGACACCAAGAACTCGTTGCTGGTCTCACGGCGGCGCCTGTTGGCGGGCGTGGGACTGGAGGACATCGTTGTCGTGGAGACGGCGGACGCCGTGCTCGTCGCACACAAAGACCGCGTACAGGAGGTCAAACAGGTGGTGGAATCGCTCGGAGAAGCCGGCCGTACGGAGCCGGAGTCATACCCGCACGTGCACCGGCCGTGGGGCACGTTCAGCGTTGTGGACAGCGGCCCCGGCTTCCAGGTGAAGCGGCTCACCGTGCACCCCGGCGCGGCAATGTCGCTCCAGTGGCACCACCATCGCGCCGAGCGGTGGGTGGTCGTGCGCGGAGAGGCGACGGTCACTCGCGGCGACGACGTGTTCACCCTCGGCGAGGGCGGTTCGGTCGACATCCCCGTGCGAACCGTGCACCGCATCGAGAACCAGGGCAGCGGTCCGCTCGACATCATCGAGGTGCAGCAGGGCGACTACCTCGGCGAGGACGATATCGTGCGGATCGACGACAAGTACGGCCGCCACGTGGACGGCTAA
- a CDS encoding YCF48-related protein, producing the protein MATTRLLVGMHDGVTTLSSDGGSWTQGPVSPLDHAAAKVAVAPSDPQRAYLVAYEAGVHRSDDGGLTWRQLSAYPTDHAHSVTVHPGDPDRVYVGSEPATVYRTSDGGETWEECSAFREVPGSDEWTFHWEGRHAHVRSLCLSPEDPDVLYAGIEVGGILRSCDGGDTWEHLQGAHPDVHKLIASPSLPRTVYAATAHGPYRSDDGGDTWLDIGEGLERRHNIPIVPSPDDHNLVIAGVASSARRKEAQAVRSTDGGQSWTRLENLGADENMVVALAWDPSDANRVFAGTDQGVIYSSADRGATWSVICDALPTVAVGSMAVTTLE; encoded by the coding sequence ATGGCGACAACGCGACTACTTGTAGGCATGCATGACGGCGTGACCACCCTCTCGAGCGACGGCGGCTCTTGGACACAGGGGCCAGTCTCGCCCCTCGACCACGCGGCGGCCAAGGTGGCAGTCGCGCCGTCTGACCCGCAGCGAGCGTACCTCGTCGCCTACGAGGCCGGCGTCCACCGCAGCGACGACGGCGGGCTGACGTGGCGACAGCTCTCGGCCTACCCGACCGACCACGCCCACAGCGTCACCGTCCACCCCGGCGACCCGGACCGCGTCTACGTCGGCAGCGAGCCCGCGACCGTCTACCGCACGTCCGACGGCGGAGAGACCTGGGAGGAGTGCTCGGCCTTCCGCGAGGTGCCAGGCTCCGACGAGTGGACCTTCCACTGGGAGGGCCGCCACGCCCACGTCCGTTCGCTCTGCCTCTCGCCTGAAGACCCCGACGTCCTGTACGCGGGAATCGAGGTCGGCGGCATCCTTCGCTCTTGCGACGGCGGTGACACGTGGGAGCACCTGCAGGGCGCCCACCCGGACGTCCACAAGCTCATCGCAAGCCCGTCGCTGCCGAGAACGGTCTACGCCGCGACTGCCCACGGCCCATACCGCAGCGATGACGGCGGCGACACCTGGCTGGACATCGGCGAGGGCCTCGAGCGCCGTCACAACATCCCCATCGTGCCGTCGCCCGATGACCACAACCTGGTCATCGCGGGCGTCGCGAGCAGCGCCCGCCGCAAGGAGGCGCAGGCCGTGCGTTCCACCGACGGCGGGCAGTCGTGGACACGTTTGGAAAACCTCGGCGCCGACGAGAACATGGTCGTCGCTCTTGCGTGGGACCCCTCGGACGCCAACCGTGTCTTCGCGGGCACGGACCAAGGCGTCATCTACTCGAGCGCTGACCGGGGCGCTACGTGGAGCGTCATCTGCGACGCTCTGCCGACCGTGGCCGTCGGCTCCATGGCGGTGACGACGCTGGAATAG
- a CDS encoding asparaginase domain-containing protein — protein sequence MPKPKIAVFSGPRATVTNSPPLVTSNKARLPGEPLLSGRFDHLVGQLLHEPVTVRIRKWTAHPLEEDAQRLYHDNGLDYYEVELRPEDGPYLLPYMARRNDGSPNGAPFGSGPGEDGRQHHYPDASRVFADIDRTISGRHDGGTGNALDTRADYDFIRVLPPSGYTQKGEVPGVDFFASGGPPYSKFPTSAGLARAANMVNATLATGEYAGGLWLEGSPTVEETLYWLNLLVDTDLPIAGAASQRPHGQLANDGDRNLVDAVDYILSGQGNGVGAVGVLDEQLFASREFKKADDRPGNYKATGGHGGILGSVGPPVTVWYRPNYRHTSSSSVKLTALPSRLEFLDAAGDASTTGIDIKDGDGALLGHVIPKVHIVKYGAYMQADVEGSADTEVDVLARIEQGLAERNSADVASCKLHGFVLEGASPYGFGTEGQVAALTLAAYSGLPVVKVGRADPGGRVPSNPNDAFIEGSNLDANKARLLLIAAMMKLGRMPRAADPRNPTAAERDALVTKVAEYQDIFETH from the coding sequence ATGCCAAAGCCGAAGATTGCCGTCTTCTCCGGCCCGCGCGCCACCGTCACCAACTCGCCGCCGCTGGTGACGAGCAACAAGGCGCGGCTGCCCGGCGAGCCCCTGCTCTCCGGCCGCTTCGATCATCTCGTCGGCCAGCTCCTGCACGAACCCGTCACGGTGCGCATCCGGAAGTGGACCGCGCACCCGCTCGAGGAGGACGCCCAGCGCCTCTACCACGACAACGGCCTCGACTACTACGAGGTCGAGCTGCGGCCCGAGGACGGTCCCTACCTGCTGCCGTACATGGCCCGCCGCAACGACGGCTCGCCGAACGGCGCTCCCTTCGGCAGCGGCCCCGGCGAGGACGGCCGGCAGCACCACTACCCCGACGCGTCGCGCGTCTTCGCCGACATCGACCGCACCATCAGCGGCCGCCACGACGGCGGCACGGGCAACGCCCTCGACACCCGCGCGGACTACGACTTTATCCGCGTGCTCCCGCCCTCCGGCTACACGCAGAAGGGCGAGGTCCCCGGCGTCGACTTCTTCGCCAGTGGCGGCCCGCCGTACAGCAAGTTCCCCACCAGCGCGGGCCTCGCGCGGGCCGCGAACATGGTCAACGCCACCCTCGCCACCGGCGAGTATGCGGGCGGCCTCTGGCTGGAGGGCAGCCCGACCGTCGAGGAGACGCTCTACTGGCTCAACCTGCTCGTCGACACGGACCTGCCCATCGCGGGCGCGGCGTCGCAGCGGCCCCACGGGCAGCTCGCCAACGACGGCGACCGCAACCTCGTCGACGCCGTCGACTACATCCTCTCCGGGCAGGGGAATGGCGTCGGCGCCGTGGGCGTGCTCGACGAGCAGCTTTTCGCCAGCCGCGAGTTCAAAAAGGCGGACGACCGCCCCGGCAACTACAAGGCGACGGGCGGCCACGGCGGCATCCTCGGCAGCGTGGGCCCGCCGGTGACGGTCTGGTACCGCCCCAACTACCGCCACACATCCTCGTCCTCCGTCAAGCTGACGGCGCTGCCCTCGCGGCTGGAGTTCCTCGACGCCGCCGGGGACGCCTCGACGACGGGCATCGACATCAAGGACGGGGACGGCGCGCTCCTCGGCCACGTGATTCCCAAGGTGCACATCGTTAAGTACGGCGCGTACATGCAGGCGGACGTGGAGGGCTCCGCGGACACGGAGGTCGACGTCCTCGCCCGCATCGAACAGGGCCTCGCCGAGCGCAACAGCGCCGACGTAGCCTCGTGCAAGCTGCACGGCTTCGTGCTCGAGGGCGCGTCGCCGTACGGGTTCGGCACCGAGGGGCAGGTCGCCGCCCTCACCCTCGCGGCGTACAGCGGCTTGCCCGTCGTCAAGGTCGGCCGCGCCGACCCCGGCGGCCGCGTACCCAGCAACCCAAACGACGCCTTCATCGAGGGCAGCAACCTCGACGCCAACAAGGCGCGGCTGCTCCTGATCGCCGCGATGATGAAGCTCGGCCGGATGCCGCGCGCCGCCGACCCGCGCAACCCGACGGCGGCAGAGCGTGACGCGCTAGTCACCAAGGTGGCCGAGTACCAGGATATCTTCGAGACGCACTAA
- a CDS encoding class I SAM-dependent methyltransferase, with translation MTTQENRHPTGGHHDWHSQEYVDHWINYDLTRDGERRPILSDMMQHAPFPADAAVEVIDIGAGYGVVAEEALKAFPNARVTLLDYSAPMLEHARQRLAAYADRTEFVTADLSTPTWTEGLVHRFDLAVSGLALHNLANERHFQDMYKETFSVLRAGGAFLDYDLVSFTGGLDAHLQWLLDAGFGTATSPWNGGTPAVLVATMLRN, from the coding sequence ATGACCACGCAGGAAAACCGCCACCCGACCGGCGGCCACCACGACTGGCACTCGCAGGAGTACGTGGACCACTGGATCAACTACGACCTGACGCGCGACGGCGAGCGGCGGCCCATCCTGAGCGACATGATGCAGCACGCGCCCTTTCCGGCAGACGCGGCAGTCGAGGTGATCGACATTGGCGCGGGCTACGGAGTGGTGGCGGAGGAGGCGCTGAAGGCGTTCCCCAACGCGCGGGTCACGCTGCTCGACTACTCGGCGCCGATGCTGGAACACGCGCGGCAGCGGCTCGCCGCCTACGCGGACCGGACGGAGTTCGTGACGGCGGACCTGTCGACGCCCACGTGGACGGAGGGGTTGGTGCACCGTTTCGACCTGGCGGTCTCCGGGCTGGCGCTCCACAACCTCGCGAACGAGAGGCACTTCCAGGACATGTACAAGGAGACGTTCAGCGTGCTGCGGGCCGGCGGAGCGTTCCTCGATTACGACCTCGTGAGCTTCACAGGCGGCCTCGACGCGCACTTGCAGTGGCTGCTCGACGCGGGATTCGGCACGGCGACGAGCCCGTGGAACGGCGGCACGCCCGCGGTGCTCGTTGCGACGATGCTGCGGAACTAG